From one Desulfurobacterium thermolithotrophum DSM 11699 genomic stretch:
- a CDS encoding NADH-quinone oxidoreductase subunit N, which produces MNINFLAGILILALTGAFLPVINRIFRISGNLGAIISSIGYVLASFLILFSGEGKKVLTSFFVTDSVAQLIGLFILVASWMTMLVIYWTTNKDKFVNELIGALIISTAGALFLISSTNFISLIISMELMAMPTYLMVLFTFSDKSIEAGIKYFFNGALAIGTMLFGISLLYGFTGSFDFNVLSRELFKDPLVLLATIFILAGFAFKITAFPFHFWGADVYDGTCPKIAAILTGISKSAVFIALMRVIYEALPPISENLTFIFALISAITMTVGNLLALAQKRVSRILAYSSVAHAGYTLIAFAALSVPISVTGILYHSVAYIFMKTAAFLCFAVFLYLWGAKTMDDYKGLGKREPLLAALFLIFLFSLAGVPPMAGFISKVFVFTAAVNAGMVWLAVIGLLNSAFSVAYYIWIAKQMYFEEPKIEKPLNNPPDKNLILIPLTIMAIFLIIFGIWINPVINASANFISKLDF; this is translated from the coding sequence GTGAATATTAACTTTTTAGCTGGAATACTAATATTAGCTCTTACAGGTGCTTTTCTACCTGTTATCAATAGAATTTTTAGAATATCTGGAAATTTAGGAGCCATTATTTCCAGTATTGGTTACGTTCTTGCCAGTTTCCTGATTTTATTTTCAGGAGAAGGGAAGAAAGTTCTGACTTCTTTCTTCGTTACAGATAGCGTAGCTCAACTAATAGGTCTATTTATACTTGTTGCTTCATGGATGACTATGCTTGTTATTTACTGGACTACTAACAAGGATAAGTTTGTTAATGAGTTAATAGGAGCTCTCATTATTTCCACCGCAGGAGCTCTTTTTCTCATCTCCAGCACTAACTTCATTTCCCTTATTATCTCTATGGAATTAATGGCAATGCCAACATATTTAATGGTTCTCTTTACTTTTAGTGATAAATCTATAGAAGCCGGAATTAAGTACTTTTTTAATGGAGCTTTAGCTATTGGAACAATGCTTTTTGGAATATCTCTTCTTTATGGATTTACAGGAAGCTTTGATTTTAATGTTTTATCGAGAGAGCTCTTTAAAGACCCTCTAGTTTTACTTGCTACTATTTTTATTCTAGCTGGATTTGCTTTCAAAATAACTGCTTTTCCCTTCCATTTTTGGGGAGCCGATGTTTATGATGGAACCTGTCCTAAGATAGCTGCAATCTTAACAGGTATTTCCAAAAGTGCTGTATTTATTGCACTTATGAGAGTTATCTACGAAGCACTGCCACCTATTTCTGAAAATCTAACTTTCATATTTGCACTAATTTCAGCAATCACAATGACAGTTGGTAATCTTTTAGCTCTTGCTCAAAAAAGAGTATCAAGAATCCTTGCTTATTCTTCTGTTGCTCATGCCGGTTACACTCTTATTGCTTTTGCAGCCCTTTCAGTTCCTATTAGCGTAACGGGTATTCTTTATCATTCAGTTGCTTACATCTTCATGAAAACGGCTGCTTTCTTATGTTTTGCAGTCTTTCTTTATCTTTGGGGAGCAAAAACTATGGACGATTATAAAGGTCTTGGAAAAAGAGAACCTTTACTTGCAGCTCTTTTTTTAATATTTCTATTTTCTTTAGCAGGTGTTCCTCCGATGGCTGGATTTATCAGCAAAGTATTCGTCTTTACAGCAGCCGTTAATGCTGGAATGGTTTGGCTTGCAGTTATAGGTCTTTTAAATAGTGCTTTTTCTGTTGCTTACTACATTTGGATTGCAAAACAGATGTACTTTGAAGAACCTAAAATAGAAAAACCTCTAAATAATCCTCCTGATAAAAATCTAATTCTTATACCTCTCACCATTATGGCAATATTTTTAATCATTTTCGGAATATGGATCAATCCGGTTATTAATGCTTCAGCTAACTTTATTTCAAAATTGGATTTTTGA
- a CDS encoding NADH-quinone oxidoreductase subunit L, which yields MEFWVYSLIGIFFLGSILAFIVGKFTQKWNSFWVAVITGAIGFVTSCYIALNIGNSPIAHEFEWFRFGNFSIPLGIYVDTLSILMVLIATGIGFLDIVFSKGYMEEDESPHRYYFEKLFFIGSMVGLVFVSNLIGLYIFWEGVGLCSYLLIGYWYWKKNAAEAALKAFVMTRFGDVFMLAGIIVSLVFLGTVNFQELNALSVIGAFSAKLGFIISILIFIGAIGKSAQFPLFPWLLDAMEGPTTVSALIHAATMVNAGVYLVARMFPFFDYSNALIIVAFVGAISAFIAATGALVHKEIKKVLAFSTMEHLALMFVALGVGSVAAGIFHLTSHAIFKALLFLAAGAVIHMTHHTKDAFKLGGLYKYMPQTAFLFLIGILALSGIPPFNGFFSKDWILTESYRFGNPVIFGLTFVSAVLAVAYGFRLWFVLFTGNPSERSKHAKEAYPVMLFPLYVLAAFTLITAFFKEKIIYFIFEEVHEPFYMNLFMITMVVMFILFSIIYLIYYKKKFSTEKFLAHPIGSAVNFFFYKGWLIDDAIKWTCKNIFYGSIAKAIEWIDTNVIDGAVNGTAKFALVCWEKGRKIQTGNLIHYLTYFVAGLIVLSLIILAI from the coding sequence ATGGAATTTTGGGTCTACTCTTTAATTGGAATATTTTTCCTTGGTAGCATACTTGCTTTTATAGTAGGAAAGTTCACACAGAAATGGAATTCTTTTTGGGTCGCAGTTATCACTGGAGCCATAGGTTTCGTAACTTCTTGTTACATAGCTTTAAATATAGGAAATTCTCCAATAGCTCATGAGTTTGAGTGGTTTCGATTTGGTAATTTTTCAATTCCTCTTGGAATCTATGTTGATACTCTTTCCATTTTAATGGTCTTAATTGCCACAGGAATTGGTTTCTTAGACATAGTCTTTTCTAAAGGTTATATGGAAGAAGATGAATCTCCCCACAGATATTATTTTGAAAAGCTCTTTTTCATTGGTTCGATGGTTGGTCTTGTTTTTGTTAGCAATCTAATAGGTCTTTACATATTCTGGGAAGGAGTAGGTCTTTGTTCCTACCTTTTAATAGGCTACTGGTACTGGAAAAAGAACGCTGCAGAAGCAGCTTTAAAAGCTTTTGTAATGACAAGATTTGGTGATGTCTTTATGTTAGCAGGTATCATTGTTTCTCTTGTTTTTCTTGGAACTGTTAACTTTCAAGAACTTAATGCTTTAAGTGTTATAGGAGCTTTTAGTGCAAAACTAGGCTTCATAATTTCTATATTAATATTCATTGGAGCTATTGGTAAATCCGCTCAATTTCCGCTCTTTCCTTGGCTTCTTGATGCAATGGAAGGACCAACTACAGTTTCTGCCCTCATTCACGCTGCTACGATGGTTAATGCTGGTGTTTATCTCGTTGCAAGAATGTTTCCATTTTTTGACTATTCTAATGCCCTAATTATCGTTGCTTTTGTAGGAGCAATTTCTGCATTCATCGCAGCAACGGGTGCTTTAGTACACAAAGAGATAAAAAAAGTTCTTGCTTTTTCTACTATGGAGCACTTAGCCCTTATGTTCGTTGCTCTTGGTGTAGGTTCTGTCGCCGCAGGTATATTTCATCTTACAAGCCATGCCATCTTTAAGGCTCTTTTATTCCTTGCAGCTGGTGCTGTCATACATATGACTCACCATACAAAAGATGCATTTAAATTAGGTGGTCTCTATAAATACATGCCTCAAACTGCTTTTCTATTCTTAATAGGAATTCTTGCTTTATCTGGTATTCCTCCTTTTAATGGATTCTTTAGCAAAGATTGGATACTTACTGAATCCTATAGATTTGGAAATCCTGTAATTTTTGGTCTTACTTTTGTTTCAGCTGTTTTGGCAGTTGCTTACGGTTTTAGGCTTTGGTTTGTTCTCTTTACTGGTAACCCTTCAGAAAGGTCTAAACATGCCAAAGAAGCTTATCCTGTAATGCTGTTTCCTCTTTATGTTCTTGCAGCGTTTACTCTTATTACTGCCTTTTTTAAGGAAAAAATTATTTACTTCATCTTTGAAGAAGTTCATGAACCTTTTTACATGAATTTATTTATGATAACTATGGTTGTTATGTTTATTCTTTTTTCAATTATTTATTTAATCTACTATAAGAAAAAATTTAGCACTGAAAAGTTTCTTGCACATCCAATTGGTTCAGCTGTTAACTTCTTTTTTTACAAAGGTTGGCTAATAGATGACGCTATTAAATGGACGTGCAAAAATATTTTTTACGGTTCCATCGCTAAAGCTATCGAATGGATTGATACCAATGTTATTGATGGAGCTGTAAATGGAACTGCAAAATTTGCTTTAGTTTGTTGGGAAAAAGGTAGAAAAATACAAACTGGTAATTTAATTCACTACCTTACCTACTTTGTAGCTGGTCTAATAGTACTCTCTTTAATTATTCTTGCAATATGA
- a CDS encoding complex I subunit 4 family protein, translated as MILLSMILVPILAAPFAYIGEKINKSIPKYLSLSIGIFLGLSTIYLLLNYPNKGFAFEEFYKIYPPFDFNLHLAVDGISLILLSVTAFLAITVTLSSWNVEKPGAYFFLVLIFLGPMVGVFTSLNLLWFFIFWEFTLVPMFFHIGIWGAENRIYAAMKFFIYTHLASIFLLLGIIILFLNTHTFDFTNLFGVNLEPGIAKLVWVLMFIGFAVKMPVVPFHTWLPDAHVQAPSPISVFLAGLLLKMGAYGLLRWEIFMLPETSKFFAPLMAFIAVLTIFYAGFRALAEDHIKKMVAYSSINHMGFVLLGLSAITAAGISAAIYEMVGHALIISLLFMIAGYIHSKTHTWYISELGGLMKKIPGLMTMFVIGVLAAVGLPGTAGFIGEITVVIAAFDYYGWIMIIVPLASALSAGFFMWMLQRAVFGPLKECFKDLKSLKELPLIENIPLVMYIVAFIVIGIVPSLVFNLYNPVVDAFAQLFNLNRG; from the coding sequence ATGATTCTTCTTAGCATGATACTTGTACCTATCTTGGCAGCTCCATTTGCCTATATTGGGGAGAAAATCAATAAAAGTATTCCTAAATATTTATCTCTTTCAATTGGAATATTTTTAGGTCTGAGTACTATATATCTTTTACTTAATTATCCTAATAAAGGTTTTGCTTTTGAAGAGTTTTACAAAATTTATCCTCCCTTTGATTTCAATCTTCATCTAGCAGTAGATGGTATATCTTTAATTCTTCTTTCAGTTACAGCTTTCCTTGCAATTACTGTAACACTTTCTTCTTGGAATGTAGAAAAACCAGGAGCTTACTTTTTTTTAGTATTAATATTTTTAGGCCCAATGGTCGGAGTATTTACTTCACTTAACTTACTGTGGTTCTTTATATTTTGGGAGTTTACTCTTGTTCCAATGTTTTTTCATATAGGTATATGGGGAGCAGAAAACCGTATATATGCTGCTATGAAGTTCTTTATCTATACACATCTTGCAAGTATTTTCCTTCTTTTAGGAATCATTATCCTTTTCCTAAATACACATACCTTTGATTTCACAAATCTTTTTGGTGTAAATCTTGAGCCCGGCATAGCTAAACTCGTATGGGTACTCATGTTTATTGGCTTTGCTGTAAAAATGCCTGTTGTTCCATTTCATACATGGCTTCCAGATGCTCATGTTCAAGCTCCTTCTCCAATTTCCGTTTTTCTTGCGGGACTTCTTCTTAAGATGGGAGCTTATGGTCTTCTTAGATGGGAAATATTCATGTTACCTGAAACATCAAAATTTTTTGCTCCACTAATGGCATTTATTGCAGTTTTGACAATTTTTTATGCAGGCTTTAGAGCTCTTGCTGAAGACCATATCAAAAAAATGGTTGCATACTCCAGTATCAACCACATGGGATTTGTTCTTTTAGGGCTGTCTGCAATAACTGCTGCTGGAATCTCAGCAGCTATCTACGAAATGGTAGGTCACGCTCTCATTATATCTCTCCTTTTCATGATTGCCGGTTATATTCACTCCAAAACTCACACCTGGTACATTTCAGAACTTGGTGGTCTAATGAAAAAAATTCCTGGTCTTATGACAATGTTTGTTATTGGAGTTCTTGCTGCTGTTGGACTTCCCGGAACGGCTGGTTTTATTGGTGAAATAACTGTAGTGATTGCAGCTTTTGATTATTACGGCTGGATAATGATTATTGTTCCTCTTGCTAGCGCTCTTAGTGCAGGATTTTTTATGTGGATGCTCCAAAGAGCAGTTTTTGGTCCACTCAAAGAGTGCTTTAAGGATTTGAAATCATTAAAAGAGTTACCTCTAATAGAAAACATTCCTTTAGTAATGTACATTGTAGCTTTTATAGTTATTGGTATTGTTCCTTCCTTAGTCTTTAACCTTTACAATCCTGTAGTAGATGCTTTTGCTCAGCTCTTTAATCTAAATAGGGGGTAG
- a CDS encoding RNA-guided endonuclease InsQ/TnpB family protein: MKRIVKVKLYPTKDEKRKLKEIQLRCSYLYNRFNYILRQQYFSFGKVKVTDGILYKLAKGLPEYKALPSDIAQEVLKKLLEDWKSFLKLKKQKEKGELPPHIEKVNPSKYKKDRKRNLTLPMDIYIKTDRSYRLGNYSFEMTVPKDLSRKRLKIRAKYSVSYENIKGFGRAEIFYKAGEWWCYISVNLQNSETKPVGEKTAGIDFGIRNFLTLAVETDKGIEVFQFKSRELIKDYKRWNRKIAKYQSLLNRSGAYTSKRLQKLYVKRDRRLKQSINSMLNRVVEICISRGAKEVYVGNLTGIREDKNFGKLNILLHNFWVRAYVTKRLEEKLTEAGIGLKPIPEYNTSSRCFKCGSSVKRPHQHYVICPKCGKLNADLNGAVNILKRGKKLSSLKIISFYHFKWVRGRVSSWMPVVTGQADKPACSLLLETTKSLSF; the protein is encoded by the coding sequence ATGAAGCGAATAGTCAAGGTCAAGCTATATCCTACGAAAGATGAGAAACGGAAGTTAAAAGAAATTCAGTTAAGGTGCAGTTATCTCTACAACCGTTTTAATTACATCCTAAGACAGCAGTATTTCTCCTTTGGAAAAGTCAAAGTTACTGATGGAATTCTCTACAAGTTAGCTAAGGGCTTACCAGAGTATAAAGCTCTCCCTTCAGACATAGCTCAGGAAGTTTTAAAGAAGCTATTAGAGGACTGGAAGTCGTTTTTAAAGCTAAAGAAACAAAAAGAAAAAGGAGAACTACCTCCACACATAGAAAAGGTAAATCCTTCAAAATACAAAAAAGACAGGAAAAGAAACTTAACTCTTCCTATGGACATCTACATTAAGACAGACAGGAGCTACCGTTTAGGGAATTACTCTTTTGAGATGACAGTTCCGAAAGATTTAAGCAGAAAAAGACTAAAGATTAGAGCTAAGTATTCAGTCTCTTATGAAAACATTAAAGGTTTTGGTAGAGCTGAAATCTTCTATAAAGCTGGGGAGTGGTGGTGTTATATATCTGTTAATCTTCAGAATTCCGAAACCAAACCAGTAGGAGAAAAGACAGCAGGGATAGACTTTGGGATTCGTAACTTCCTGACACTTGCAGTGGAAACAGATAAAGGGATAGAAGTTTTCCAGTTTAAAAGCAGAGAGCTTATCAAAGACTACAAAAGATGGAACAGGAAGATAGCTAAGTATCAGTCTCTCCTTAACAGAAGTGGAGCTTATACTTCAAAGAGACTCCAAAAACTATACGTTAAAAGAGATAGGAGATTAAAGCAGTCAATTAACTCAATGCTCAATCGTGTTGTAGAAATCTGTATTTCAAGAGGAGCTAAAGAAGTTTATGTAGGAAACCTAACAGGGATTAGAGAAGACAAAAACTTTGGAAAGCTTAATATTCTCCTACACAACTTCTGGGTAAGAGCTTATGTAACGAAAAGACTTGAAGAAAAGCTAACCGAAGCTGGAATCGGACTTAAACCGATTCCAGAATACAATACAAGCTCAAGGTGTTTTAAGTGCGGTAGTTCTGTCAAAAGACCTCATCAACATTACGTAATCTGTCCAAAGTGTGGAAAACTGAATGCAGACCTAAACGGAGCAGTTAACATATTGAAGAGAGGGAAGAAACTTTCCTCTCTTAAAATTATCTCTTTCTACCACTTTAAGTGGGTTAGAGGGAGAGTGAGCAGTTGGATGCCCGTTGTGACGGGACAAGCTGATAAACCAGCTTGTAGTCTCCTTTTGGAGACTACGAAATCCCTCTCATTTTAA
- a CDS encoding DsrE family protein, protein MKAKVVFHIDSEEKKLLMTLNNIENLLKEIPAKDISIYVVANGTSVKLLKKENAAKYIDRMKKLSDIGVKFLLCNNSLRKQNIRPDELLEFCKIVPAGVVELIRLQKEGCAYIKP, encoded by the coding sequence ATGAAAGCAAAAGTTGTTTTTCATATTGATTCTGAAGAAAAAAAACTTCTTATGACACTTAATAACATCGAAAATCTATTAAAAGAAATTCCTGCTAAGGATATATCTATCTATGTAGTAGCAAATGGTACTTCAGTTAAGCTACTCAAAAAAGAAAATGCTGCTAAATACATAGATAGAATGAAAAAACTTTCCGATATAGGTGTTAAATTTTTGTTGTGTAACAACTCGCTTCGTAAGCAAAATATTAGACCTGATGAACTTTTAGAATTTTGCAAAATAGTACCAGCTGGAGTTGTAGAATTAATCCGATTGCAAAAAGAAGGTTGTGCCTATATTAAACCTTAA